From the Coffea eugenioides isolate CCC68of chromosome 1, Ceug_1.0, whole genome shotgun sequence genome, the window aataaaaatgaaagttacttttttaaaaaaataaattactactctatattcgaaacttactttttggagagtaagtttagttcaagtaatagtaagttttcaCGGATTAATAGTAAATCCTGTTGATAAAAcagtaaatttggttaatcatcaagacttactagtttgtggcataaatttactattttacttaaagaaacttatatgaaacaagtattaggaagtttatttaaaataatgctaagatttttttattaatgattgaaacttaatattatagttagtaattgttggtaacgtaaatgtataatatatgattGCATGTATCATTCATCaatgttatgtgttttaagcattttaataaatgtatgTATCATTTACAAAGGTTATGTGttctaataaatttattttctaggtcacaagtataaaagttaAATTTGTACTAATGTGGCATAATCTTTGAAAACTATAGTAAATTTACCCACATATTAAGTTTCGTGAGattcaaatatattttgtatcattacaatatggatttatatgcacatttttttttatcaaacttacttttaattggcaaatagtatgtaaattattataaaatgtcattttataataatcataatttgtATAGGTGAATGGTATATAAACTGCTAAAATTGCCAATTTATAAATGATCAAATCTTACTACTTTATGGCATATATTAGTTTGGTCAACTAAAAAATTATCGTAATTAAGTATACGTTGGTTGTTGATTTGAAATTTGCACCCCTGTCACTATTTCGTTATTTCTACCACAAgtttttctaatcaaagtaaaacaaagtcaaatatcttttccttttgtatgtAGTATTTATAtttagtaaaaaattaaaaaccatgattacatttcataatttctaatgaaattagtaacattttctaaataaattggaataatttgtaaaatatgttatttttttaccAATATAATTAGGGATGGCAATCGGGTCCAAATTGGAGTGGCGGGTCGGGTTTAGACCCAGGTATAAGAGAAAACTGGCTGATCCGAACTTGACACGCCAACCTGAAATGGGTCAGGATATCTGACCTGAATCAGAAAATTCCGGGTTGTCGGGTTGGCGGGACGACCCCAATGACCCAAAtactatttttaatttattaatttaccaCTATAAATTCTAATTCACACAAGACTAATTACacaatcaagtaataaaaatttaaataaataatctcAAACCAAATATTTGGGTTAAATTAAAAACACCGCAAAAGCGTtttattccaaaccaaatataaaataaataaaagcagtataaaagtaaaaaataatataatacattatttgtccaaatataataatttcaacctcgaataagttaaataaattcatttaggattaagtgattaatgcctttgcaaaaaaaagaataacttagtttagttaggtaaaataatttttaattcataaacagGTGATCGGGTCGTATCGGATCACCCACGGTTTGACCCGAATTCGATCCGTTTTCTTTTCGAGTTCGTCAAATTCTActcgattctgacccgaacccgCGAAACCTCAATCCGAATcaattaatttcgtgttagatttatatcgtgttttcaggtcgtaTCGGAAATTACCACCCctaaatataatcaaaagaaatttgcactACTAAAAAGCAAGTGGAAGAAAAGATGATGGCATAAGTATAAATGTGAGCAACTATATACATATCACAACATAAGTTTAGGTttgatttgttcaaaacataGGTAATTTATTCGTTAGTAGATATGAAATGCATATTAATTTTCTACAAATGCAAAATATAATTTCATATATACTAACCATTAACAGAATATGTAGTTTGAACACGATCAATTGAACACATATTTCGtttgtttagctatcatttattttgttacttAGGTTGAATATTTACATTCGAATAGAGTATTGATATCGGAACTTCAATTATTCTTGATGAACTTCAATTAAGTGTCAATGACAACAATTGCTAAAGTAtagttttcttaaatttttttgaaaaatgacaaaaaaaattacatttttttgtgaaaatatcaaattgttaattcaattcaaataaattttataataaCAAATATTATTCCTCAAACTGGTTGCTTAATCCGTATCTATGCCCGTACTAGTGTCGAATGGATAACTAAAATAGGAAATtgcaacaaaaaataatttttacagGAAAGGTGCAAATAAGTAGAACTTTTGCTAActttaacccaaaataaaaaaaaggataggcttttttgtagttttgaattcaaaagtGTTTGTGGTTGTGCTAGAATTctttattaaattttgaaacagtTAAGAATTCAAGAGATAAGTACCAAGGTGACTTTTATTAGCCATTAATTTTAGTTAGAGTAGGAAAGGTCGATGCCCTAGTAACGCTTGGATTTCTTTATGCCCTAGTAACGCTTGGTTTTCTGATGTTGAAAGTACATCAGACGAAAGTCTCTTCCTCCACCGCCACCACTAGTACTTATTTGGGGTGACAATTTGTGAATTATGGATGAGCGACAAATAAATGATGTAAGTAAATTATGGTGTGAGATTTTATGCTTGTAAGATCTTTTGTATATTTTATTCCCTCTCATAGGCATGTTCTATTATAGGTATTTTTTTATATTCACCATATTTACTGAATATTTATTCCTATGTTGCTAAAAGTTATTTTcattctctttcttttggaagCAAGGTGAAGAAAACAAACTCCTTTAaagatagattttttttttgtaatagaACGCTGAGGTTAGAATTGTAGCATAATTGATGTCGTTCATGGTAATGCACCCCATAATTGCAATAGGAGGTTAATATTGATTGGCTTAGGATATAATATGGTAACGCACCCCATAAAGAGTTTAATAATTGTTGTCGTATCCGCATTTTTCCTTAATTTGCTGATAATATTCTTGTGATTACTTTTCCTTGAGTGACCATTCAATTGTAGTATGGAATCTTTTGACAATGGTAATATGATAATATTAATTTATGGATGAAACGTAAACAGAAAGGCAGAAAGACTTAGCACTacttataataaatatataatcaCTTGACTTCTCGTGGCCAAGTACCCATACTTATAGTACTACATGATTAAGTAGATTTTATTTCTGGGTTTTATCGACAATCTTATTTCTTGTACTGTCTATTGATTAATATGGAACTATGTTgataattattattgttttttatgTAGGCTAAAGTTGTACGAATTAAGTGGAATTCACTATCCCCTACAAAGAAATCAATGTACAAAGAGCGTCATCGAAAAACTAAAGCTGACTACATTGCAAACAATAGAGATGACAATGCCAAGGTAATGTAATGATATGAATTATAAAATTACTTATTGTTCTAGAAATTTGTAATACAATCTACTAAACTAGGTTATTAATCTTTCTTTGAAATATGTGGCATTGGTGATGGAATTTAAAGATATCACTTATTGCTATGTTTCCATAATATCTGATGTTAGAGATTAATCATAGTTGTGCTGCGTATTTCAGTTAACTATTCCAACCAGAACATCACTCCGAGGCGTACATGACATCATACAAAATCTAGTTCCGGAACAAGGAACCTTAATCACGGGAATTGGCATGGGAAGCTTACATGAAATTAGGTGCAAGAACATTCATAATGCTTTATGTGAATGGTTAATAAATAGATTTGATTATAAAAATTGTACACTGAATGTTCATGAAAAGGTCATTCCAATAACTACAAAAGATGTTGAGATAGTCTTAGGTCTAAGTTGTACTGGGCTTGACGTGAGTACAAATCGATGCATAGCAGATGATGTTAAAAAATTGTCAATTGACCTTGGTTTTCAAGAGTCTGGTTTAACGCTTAGCAATTTGAAGGCAAGGTTGATGTCAAGTAATGGTAGCTGTGATGACAATTTTAAAAGATGTTTTATTTTGTACATGTTGGGAGCTATCCTATGTCCAACTACCGGACTAAGTGTTAAGCGCGGTTTTCTTCGAGTTGTGCAAGATGTTTCCAATCTTAGCAATATCAATTGGAGTAAAATGATTCTTCAAGAGTTGATCACATCTGTGAAGAAGAAGCGTGAAAAGAATCAGCTTGGGTTGCGTGGCTGTATTTATTTTCTTATGGTGagcattttttaatttttctcatgTCTTGTAGTATTACTAAATGTTCTTAATGTTATTATGCATTTTTTCACTTGTGAAGCTCTTTTATTTGGATCGTGTCACTCCGCAAGGATTGGTATTTGAACCCTTTGCAAACAAGTCACGTCCTCGAGTTAAATTTTGGAGTGATGAAGAAGTAAAACTGAAGGTTTATTCACTTACTTCGTACTACGGAATTTATGGCCTAGATAAGGTACAAATTAAGTGTATATATACTTAAATTCTTGATTTACTTATGTTTGATTATGTAGTTTGCATGctaaaattaattataaattgATGAATTTATAGTTCACCATATccttatatttttttgtttgttcATTCTTGTTTTATGTTTTCATGCCTATATTAGCATTTTCTAGTAATGATAAtttcttatttgaatatgtTGGTAGTGATAATTTGCTTTAATTTAACATGTATAGATTCAAGTTATGGTCGATGACAGCGACGCATCTATTCCCTCTCCAATGGCTTACATAGCAGATATTATGCCCATTTTGGATAAACATTATTCTAAAAAATTTGACAAGGTTGATGACACATTGGAGAAGATTAACGACAAACTTGACAGTCTTGCAACGGCGGTCTATGAGTTGTCTACTATGATTGCGATGCAAAATGATTTGCATGTGCAATCTGGTCAATTTAAGAAGGAGACATCATTGCATAATAAGGATGACTTGCAAAATATAGAATATTGCAATGAAAGGCAGACTTGTGCTAGTCACTCTAGCATTAAAAATAAAGGCGGTCCTGTGGATGAAGAAATTGATCCGAAAATCCATCGCTCACCTGTTGCACGTAAAGAAGAATCACTTGACACACTATTTGGTCCTAATCATTATAAAGTGCCACCTTTAGGGTCCCCTCCAGATAAATATGGTGTGTTAAAAGACTTTCGAAAAGGAGTGATGCGCATGGTTAGGAAAAATCACAACACCCTTGTTGACTCGCAGATTGTGAAGAGCAATAAAAACGTCCGACTTGATGACTTGTTTGATCATTTGAGGGATTATTCTGATGGCGATAAAAAGGAACTAGCTAATATGGGAGACTCTTCCACTGCGTGTGAAGAACAGGAAGTAAGAGCAGATTCAAGTTTTGCCTCTCTTATGGAACTAAGTGATGATATAGGTATCAAACATAATGCCAATGATATGGAGAACACAGATTCAAGTCTTAGCAATAACACaactaagaaaaggaaactcAATAAACAGTCAGAGTTCAAAAATTATTTGCCGATTGAAGACAAGGTATGCAATATGgttgtttcatttcaaatgataCATTTAACATATTACATCTTTATGATacatatttgaaataatttttacaTTTCATATGGTTATTAAACAGCTTGCAGGGCAAGAAAGAATGTTTGCCGAAAAGTATATATTGCAGCAGTTTTCCAATGATAAAGCGCGAATCCTGGACTAcatatttaatgaaaaatataatCAGCAGTAATATATTTAAGGATAATAATGGATTTTTCATAACAACTATTTTAGCATTATCATTGTTATTAATTATAGACACAATTAACAATTATTTGCAGTGAACCAATTGTGCATATTGGACAAGAGTTTGCCTCAAGAAGTGATCTGGCATGCTTGAAACCGAGAACCTGGCTTACTGAAAGTGTGAGTTTTCTAATGCTTTAAAACCTGATTTTTGAAGGTAGATATACTATCCAACATATGATGATTGTACGGGGTAGAGGTGAATTGTAATATATTTGCAGCCAATCAATCTTGTTGCAAACATGCTTCGGATAGAGTTTGAGGAGAACCATAAAGATCAAACATATAACACATGGTACATGCCAACTTTCTTCACGGTAGGTTGACATATCATTAACGGATTATGTTTGTCAttaattcatatttttttgataattttgtaaattttggtAAAATTGTGCAGTGCAAATTACAAAATGCCGAACCTGACCTTACTACTATTTCAATATATTTTGATGCTGATAGATATGGAGGAGACATTGAGATGTGTGAGAAGGTTCATTAAATAATGTTTAAAATTTAtgcattttttttgggttttacactaatttttattaagcaattACATGTTCTTGCAGATATTTGTGCCAATAAATGAAGATAACCAACATTGGTATTGCACACTAGTTGACTTTGTTGAAAAGAAGGTGTACATACTGGATTCGTTGCCTAATTCAACAAAGCAACGAGGTGTTGTGGTTAGAAAGTTAGTAAGTATCATTTTAAGTTGTGTAGCAAATAATGATATGGACATTTTGTGTTACAATCGTGATTTTATTTTTGGATAATAGGTGCAAGATCTTGATACTGTACTACAGCACAAATTTGGGGATAAGTACAAGTTTCAGGCATCGTTATTTGAAGTTGACGAATCTGCTAACATTACTAAACAGCCGAATGGGTAACTTTCATTAATTATGCTGTTGTGTTGTGCATTGGAATCCCTTCTCTCATTTATTGTGATGATTGATTTACATGCAGCTATGATTGTGGTGTATACGTTATTAATTTCATGAAGTCATCTGAAGTGGAACAAATGAGTTCACTCATGGTACAGTTTTGTAATTTAATATGAGTTTTTTGTGGTGAATAATTTTAAATGTCATTGTAACAGTTATCTTTACTTGCATGGTTAACTGACTAATTCTATTATGGTGTCATGAATTTTCAGTTTCAATCCGAGACTGAACGTTTTACCATTGCAATGGAATTGGTCCTACACCGTAAGAATGCATGGGGATTTCTTCTACAAGATCATTTGCAGAGAAGATGATCAATAAAAGTATTCATAGTTGGAAAAAATTGTAATTTAGTTTGGCTATTTCTAGCTGAATACCAAGTACTTTATAAGGCAGAAGAACGTGCTTTATATTTGCTATTGTCCTATCTTACTAGATGTGctttatatttgaagagagaaGCGGTATTCTCCTGCGTCCTACTTGAATTCTAATGTAGTAAGTAGCTGCTTATATAAAACTACCGAGGTTTTATTATGGTTAAGCATTAGAACAACTACTGCATAATAGTCCCTGACTAAGCTGAACAAAATGTGACAGGGTCACAACTACAAAAGTAGTAGCGCAATCAGAAAACACCTATAACAACTAAGACAAAAAGAGAGACTGTGTCCGATGCACCCCATGTTTGACTAGAACCATCCATATGGAATTTCATGATTAATGCTAATCTTCCCTGCTTCCTTTCACTTATTCCGTCCTGGCGAGATATCCAGTCCTGAAAAAGAACATGACTTTCAGTTTTAGCATATCTGGGAGCGGAAATAACCAAATGATGACAAGAATAACAGTAAAACGTATGCGTGCTTCAAGCCCCTAAGCTTTAGTAGCAGAACAAGCCATGTGAGAAACATTTCTATAGTAAACCACCTATACCTATTTTAATGTTCGAAAAAATCAAAGTAGATAATTCATTTATTCGAGAAACTAGTATTTCAAAATAGGATGAAACGGCTCATTTTGAGCGTCAGTAATAATCTACTCACCAATTTATTTAGTAGTTGGACTAAACAAAGGTCCATCTAATGCAAATTGGCCGAAACAAAGAATGGCAACCTCAGATTTTAtataatttactaacttttaatAACTAATACTTACGCAACAGAATTAAGGCGGCAGGTTACTAGATATAGATATCTAAGCATGACAAGATTACATGGCCAAGAACTGAATTTAGAGCACAAAGACTTTGGGTTCATAAAACTGAAACAATCAAGAGGCTAGTAACTTCATTTGAGAATATGATCACCTGCAAATCAAGGGCTCTGAAATCACTATCAAAAGCTTCAGTTTGAAtagaaatttctggtttacaaATCCAAGAGCACTTGGATGCTGAAACTATTCACATTCAAACAAGTAAACACCAATCATTGCAAACTAAGGAGATTGTGTTCAGATTTACAATTAAAACGCATTAAACTACCCTCGGAGAAACGTAAATCAGCCGCCAatttttgagcaaagtccatcTGCAAAATTTGTACCCTCTCAAGAATAAAATTCCTTAATGGTCTTGGCTGAAATCTGGTTCATTCACAACCTGACCATCACAAgatttgtattaaaaaaaggCCACAACAACACATAATCATAGCAAATGGGTAACACAAAACTTAGgcatgaagaaggaaaaaatgtaCCTAAATATTTCCGTCTCCTAACAAGCTAGTGTTTCGTACATGACTTTGGATTAATGAAGGATTGCATGCCCACATTAATGCCTATACAAATGCAAATACAGCACAATTATATTTCATGTCTTGacacaaaaataaaagcaagCTATACATTACCTGACCAGGAGGAATGATCTGAAACCAGTTACTATCCATTAACTCCTTATTGCATCCATGCTGTGAATCTGATTGCAATATACCATAGGATGATCCTATCAGGTTCGAATTTACATTGTCAACATAATCAGGTGCTCCAACATGATCATAATTGTGAGTTTCATATGCATCCGTGCACAGTTTAGTACATTTCCGTCTATCATGTCCAAATGACCTGCGGAAGAAAAATTGCCAAGCACAATCCATAAACATAAAGAATGAAATTATAAAGTGGATCAAAAATGTTAGCTAACATATATAGCTAACATTTCATATATAGCTAACATTTCATATCTAGTTTTGAAAAGCTATTCTAACCGTAGAATAAGACAATTTTAAGAGTAGACGATTACTTGCAATTTTTGCATTGTCGTCGCTTTCGCTTGTGAGTAGAATGTTTTGCCTTTTGTCCCTTTGTAGCAACAACAATTGGATCACGAACATCAAAATCACTCCTCTTTATGGACTCATCCATCATATTATCCTTTTTTTTAGCTTTATGCACTAGAGGCGCATCATTCACCCAAAGATTTTTGAAACGAGATGTTGAATTTATAATGCACTCTCTAGCTTCATCATATCCTTGTTGTGTCTTAACTGCATAAAAACACATTTGATTACTTAATGCACATAAAGCACCAAATCGAGCTGCTTGAATTGCTGAATCTTCAAGTTGAATAGAATATATGTTTTTTTCGGCTGGCTTTGCTTGCTGAGTCCATCTAAACAGAATGCATGATTTAGGAATCTCGTCCATATCCTCAGCTTTCATAACTGCAAACGCATGGGAGCAAGGAATTCCATCTGACTCAAGTTTcttacatgaacaaataatagtcCTTTCAGATTTATCCAATTCCACTTGCCAAGAGCAAATTCGATGCAAGTACTCAGTGAATGTATATAACTTCACCTTATCTTGATCAACAACTGAAACGAGGCGAAGTGAGGCTTCAGCATAAATTTCATCACGAATCTTGAAAAAAATCTTTCTTGTGAAAATGCTTGCAGCATTTCCTTCCAATTCTCTCAAATGAGTAATTAGAACAGGAGATGACTGACTTGTGATGCATTCTTCCTTGTGTTCATTCCGCCTAACTTTTGATAAAAATAGCTCAAATCGATGAGCAAACGGGTAAAGTAGCATTTTGAATTGAAGGTACTTGTGCGCCGTAGCATTCAATTGCTCTGATCTTTGGGTTGATTTCATTCCAGCAAAAAAGTGTCCTCTCAAAAATGCAGCAGcccatttttcccttttgttgtaTAAATCGACAACCCATTGGTTATCTCTCAAATTGTGTTTCTCAACTAGCAAATGCCACCTTCTCTCAAACTCTTCATGGCTACAAATCATGTCCATTGccacatcaaaatcaagaacgAACCCCTTATTTGTATGGGTAACAACATTTCTTTTTAAATGCCAAGCACATAATCGGTGACGGGCAGAAGGAATAACTGCCTTTATTGCATTTCTCATTGCACCATCCCCATCAGTGACAACTGAGATAGGTGCCTTTTTTTCCATGGCCTCCAAAAATGTTTCCAATACCCACTTATATGTGTCCTCAGTCTCATCAGCAATTAATGCACACCCAAAAATTGTGGTAACATAGTGATGATT encodes:
- the LOC113769468 gene encoding protein FAR1-RELATED SEQUENCE 5-like produces the protein MEEMTAHVDELEQLSNKSAKLGGGISWRTIVDRLDKLSSDEIQVLTFDSIEDAREFYLCHSKMVGFGIRERDEKKDRKGIVTYKRWVCNREGFRNSKWLNLVNRKKEAKRLTRVGCLATIIVQWNKDIQKFTIKRFNMDHNHQLANQEFVQFLRSHRSVNPADLEHAILMHGVGIRIPQIVDLQAYQAGGHNKMGYTEKDLRNAVDQFHRNALEVGDASQVLAYLDGRANGEPKFFYKYAVDVEKRLIRLFWTDSQSRLDYQCFGDVLVFDSTYRTNAYRKPLVILAGVNHHYVTTIFGCALIADETEDTYKWVLETFLEAMEKKAPISVVTDGDGAMRNAIKAVIPSARHRLCAWHLKRNVVTHTNKGFVLDFDVAMDMICSHEEFERRWHLLVEKHNLRDNQWVVDLYNKREKWAAAFLRGHFFAGMKSTQRSEQLNATAHKYLQFKMLLYPFAHRFELFLSKVRRNEHKEECITSQSSPVLITHLRELEGNAASIFTRKIFFKIRDEIYAEASLRLVSVVDQDKVKLYTFTEYLHRICSWQVELDKSERTIICSCKKLESDGIPCSHAFAVMKAEDMDEIPKSCILFRWTQQAKPAEKNIYSIQLEDSAIQAARFGALCALSNQMCFYAVKTQQGYDEARECIINSTSRFKNLWVNDAPLVHKAKKKDNMMDESIKRSDFDVRDPIVVATKGQKAKHSTHKRKRRQCKNCK